The Alnus glutinosa chromosome 7, dhAlnGlut1.1, whole genome shotgun sequence genome includes a region encoding these proteins:
- the LOC133872700 gene encoding putative disease resistance protein RGA1 codes for MAEIAHGIIGKVIEKLGSIAYQEFGLVCGVKSDLKRLKPTMSMIKEVLLDAEKKQASDERLRTWLGQLNDVLHDAEDVLDEIEYQALRKQVVASYGSTFMKVRHFLSSSMAHAFPFKLAHKMKGIRERLDKIATDKDKFNLTKQREDEHRMREMTHSFVHPSTIIGRDKDKENIINLLMQPNGSKNVNVISIVGLGGLGKTALAKWVYNDERVVGIFQLKMWVCVSEDFCVTRLIKEIFKSACGAIGITIDPNWSVDILQTKLRELLKDKKFLLVLDDVWNENHNKWIELKSLLSDGFKGSKIIVTTRSNFVASVMSTDSEYNLEGLSQDDSLSLFVECAFEEGEEKQHPNLLKIGNEIVKKCKGVPLAVKTLGRLLYSKVDEREWEKVRNNELWKLEQTETDMILPALRLSYDQLSIHLKRCFAFCSLYPKDYDFSSFDLIQFWMAHGLIRKTSIDKKLELEDVGESYINELVSRCFFQDVVKVSPCLPFYTFKMHDLIHDLAISVAQGEYCSVVDLGNEGIADTVRHLSFSVKDLGQEVPKWLDNLTKVRTVMFTTEPPPSLAEACISRFKSLRLLNLNCSSFEVLSSSIGTLKHLRYLHLGYNKRIKELPNSICKLHNLQTLNLGGCDELERLPKDMRSMISLRFLEFSSDFGCG; via the exons ATGGCTGAAATTGCCCATGGCATCATAGGAAAGGTCATAGAGAAGCTAGGGTCCATTGCTTACCAAGAGTTTGGCTTGGTATGTGGTGTCAAAAGCGATCTGAAAAGGCTTAAGCCCACCATGTCAATGATTAAAGAGGTGCTCTTGGATGCTGAAAAGAAGCAAGCAAGTGACGAGCGGCTGAGAACCTGGCTAGGGCAGCTCAACGACGTCCTTCATGATGCCGAGGATGTGCTTGATGAAATTGAGTACCAAGCTTTAAGGAAGCAAGTGGTTGCCTCATATGGGAGCACTTTTATGAAGGTACGCCATTTCCTTTCATCCTCTATGGCGCATGCATTCCCTTTCAAACTTGCTCATAAAATGAAGGGCATTAGAGAGAGGTTAGATAAGATTGCAACCGATAAGGATAAATTTAATCTCACTAAACAACGTGAAGACGAGCACCGGATGAGGGAGATGACCCACTCATTTGTTCATCCATCAACAATAATCGGTAGAGATAAGGACAAAGAAAATATCATAAATCTTTTGATGCAACCAAATGGTAGCAAAAATGTCAATGTAATTTCCATAGTCGGATTAGGAGGTTTGGGGAAGACCGCACTTGCCAAGTGGGTGTACAATGATGAACGTGTAGTTGGGATTTTTCAATTGAAAATGTGGGTTTGTGTGTCTGAAGATTTTTGTGTCACAAGATTGATAAAAGAAATCTTTAAATCTGCATGCGGTGCAATTGGGATTACAATTGATCCCAATTGGAGTGTGGATATATTGCAAACTAAATTGAGAGAACTtttaaaggataagaaatttctgCTTGTCTTGGATGATGTCTGGaatgaaaatcataataaatgGATTGAATTGAAAAGTTTATTAAGTGATGGTTTCAAAGGAAGTAAAATTATAGTGACAACACGTAGTAACTTCGTTGCCTCTGTCATGAGCACTGATTCCGAATACAACTTAGAAGGCCTATCCCAAGATGATTCTTTGTCTTTGTTTGTGGAATGTGCATTTgaggaaggagaagagaaacaacatcCAAACCTCTTAAAAATTGGAAACGAAATTGTGAAAAAATGCAAAGGGGTTCCCTTGGCAGTGAAGACTTTAGGCAGGTTGCTTTATTCAAAAGTTGATGAACGGGAGTGGGAAAAGGTGAGAAATAACGAGTTATGGAAATTAGAACAAACGGAGACTGATATGATCTTACCCGCATTGCGACTTAGTTACGATCAACTGTCAATTCACTTGAAGCGATGTTTTGCCTTTTGTTCTCTTTACCCAAAAGACTACGACTTCTCATCGTTTGATTTGATTCAATTTTGGATGGCACATGGACTAATTCGTAAAACGTCTATTGATAAAAAACTAGAGTTGGAAGATGTTGGGGAGTCGTATATAAATGAGTTGGTGTCGAGATGTTTCTTCCAAGACGTTGTGAAAGTGAGTCCTTGCTTACCCTTTTATACCTTTAAAATGCATGATCTGATCCATGATCTTGCAATCTCAGTTGCACAAGGAGAGTACTGTTCAGTAGTAGACTTGGGCAACGAAGGCATTGCTGATACAGTTCGTCATTTGTCATTTTCAGTAAAAGACTTGGGTCAAGAAGTTCCAAAATGGTTAGACAATTTAACAAAGGTGCGCACTGTAATGTTTACAACCGAACCACCACCGTCCTTAGCTGAAGCATGCATCTCGAGATTCAAGTCCCTGCGGTTGCTTAATTTAAATTGTTCCTCTTTTGAGGTGTTGTCAAGTTCTATTGGTACTCTGAAGCATTTGAGATATCTCCACCTAGGTTATAATAAAAGAATCAAGGAACTTCCTAATTCCATTTGCAAGCTGCACAATTTGCAAACATTAAACCTTGGTGGATGTGACGAACTTGAACGGTTGCCCAAAGATATGAGGAGCATGATCAGCCTTAG GTTCCTTGAATTCTCTTCGGATTTTGGTTGTGGGTAA
- the LOC133873069 gene encoding xylan glycosyltransferase MUCI21: MVQYHRYHPQWRKGDKRMEEDEESQALIMECGSSGCYIKRTRPKLISLLFLSVLCCCFILAPHLFCPGSTFPLFYSFGVEQESPVANTDANTPLCSSISNGTICCDRSSIRSDVCVMKGDVRTHPTSSSVFLYISRDTKGFIDYGEEEGDEELQHEKIKPYTRKWETSVMDSIDELDLIAKKVHSGINHHCDVWHDVPAVFFSTGGYTGNVYHEFNDGILPLYITSQHFNKKVVLVILEYHSWWIMKYGDVLSELSDYPAIDFSGDKRAHCFPEAIIGLRIHDELTVDSSLMEGNKGIADFRNLLDRAYWPRITSLIQGEEQEAREKSGQKLSLFPTSEPLMKMEKEVQEFQLEKPKLVILSRNGSRGITNENLLVKTAEEVGFRVNVLRPDRTTELAKIYRALNSSDAMIGVHGAAMTHFLFMRPGCVFIQVIPLGTIWAAETYYGEPARKLGLKYIGYEIVPKESSLYEEYDKNDPVLRDPNSVNEKGWQYTKSIYLEGQNVRLDLRRFRKRLVRAYDYHISKMIKRRVQLQSQ; this comes from the exons ATGGTGCAGTATCATCGTTATCACCCCCAGTGGAGAAAAGGCGACAAACGTATGGAAGAAGATGAGGAGTCTCAAGCCCTTATCATGGAGTGTGGAAGCTCCGGTTGTTACATCAAGAGAACCAGGCCCAAGCTTATCTCTCTCTTGTTTCTCTCTGTTCTCTGTTGTTGCTTTATATTGGCCCCTCATCTCTTCTGCCCTGGTTCAACTTTCCCTCTCTTCT ATTCATTTGGAGTAGAACAAGAAAGCCCAGTTGCTAATACGGATGCAAATACTCCTCTGTGTTCTTCAATCTCTAATG GAACTATATGTTGTGATAGAAGCAGTATTCGTTCTGATGTTTGTGTCATGAAAGGGGATGTAAGAACACACCCTACTTCCTCTTCGGTATTCCTTTACATCTCAAGAGACACAAAGGGTTTCATTGATTACGGTGAAGAAGAGGGAGACGAGGAACTCCAACACGAAAAGATCAAACCGTATACGCGAAAATGGGAAACAAGTGTCATGGACAGCATTGATGAATTAGACCTTATTGCAAAGAAAGTGCATTCTGGTATCAACCACCATTGCGATGTCTGGCATGATGTTCCGGCTGTGTTCTTCTCAACGGGAGGATATACAGGTAATGTTTATCATGAATTCAACGATGGGATTCTGCCACTATACATTACTTCACAGCATTTCAACAAGAAGGTTGTGCTTGTCATTCTTGAATATCATAGCTGGTGGATTATGAAGTATGGAGATGTACTTTCTGAACTCTCGGATTATCCAGCAATAGATTTTAGTGGGGACAAGAGAGCTCATTGCTTCCCAGAAGCCATTATTGGTCTGAGAATCCATGATGAGCTCACTGTGGATTCTTCTTTGATGGAGGGGAATAAGGGCATTGCTGATTTTCGAAATCTTTTAGACCGAGCTTACTGGCCTCGAATTACGAGTTTGATCCAAGGTGAGGAGCAAGAAGCGCGAGAGAAATCGGGACAGAAGCTTTCTTTGTTCCCAACATCAGAACCCTTGATGAAAATGGAAAAGGAAGTTCAAGAGTTTCAATTAGAGAAGCCTAAACTAGTAATTTTATCTCGAAATGGGTCTAGAGGGATAACTAATGAGAATCTATTGGTGAAAACGGCGGAGGAAGTCGGTTTCCGAGTCAATGTGTTGAGGCCTGACCGAACAACAGAATTGGCAAAGATTTATAGGGCTCTTAATTCAAGCGATGCCATGATTGGTGTCCATGGGGCAGCCATGACCCATTTTCTCTTTATGAGACCTGGCTGTGTGTTTATTCAAGTTATCCCCCTTGGAACTATATGGGCAGCAGAGACGTATTATGGGGAACCTGCAAGAAAGCTTGGTTTGAAGTACATTGGGTATGAAATTGTTCCTAAAGAGAGCTCACTGTATGAGGAATATGATAAAAATGATCCTGTTCTTAGAGACCCAAATAGCGTGAATGAAAAGGGATGGCAATACACAAAGAGTATCTATCTTGAAGGCCAAAATGTGAGACTAGACCTCAGAAGATTTAGGAAGCGGTTGGTTCGTGCTTATGACTACCACATTTCTAAAATGATCAAGCGGCGTGTTCAACTCCAATCACAGTGA
- the LOC133874284 gene encoding kinesin-like protein KIN-14L isoform X1, with amino-acid sequence MEDCAITGLHDRNFASRKAEEAAWRRYQAVSWLESLVGPIGISNQPSERAFISCLRNGLILCNAINKINPGTVLKVVENQSHLQWGESQPLPAFQYFENVRNFLVAVEELKLPAFEASDLERDALEVGSVAKVVDCILALKSYHEWKQMGCKNGFYKNVKSPMVTHSASRTHTRASATTSLNSCRRLDMSGTSEKQPPFEGDNQKLEVDIVKLLADCMVDSKENIDDSLLASIRNRNLVTDPVKLLSKIISHCLEEQVPSKFPEFQMKFKDLSEERSHSPHQSTFTPLEDISALENVKCSKARLRKGNSNHRDLFKMQEKELLDLKALLSSTKRDFEHLQSQLQRDLKNLESQVQELSFAASGYYRVVKENRNLYNMVQDLKGNIRVYCRIRPSFTAEAKTVIDFIGEDGSLVILDPLKPHKDGRKVFQFNRMFGPTATQDEVFKDIQPLIRSVVDGYNVCIFAYGQTGSGKTHTMSGPLGGSTKDRGVNFLALNYLFQMSDRRKDFINYDIHVQMVEIYNEQVRDLLAEDSSTTKLEIRSCTSDNGLSLPDATILSVKSTTDVLNLMKLGEVNRVVSSTAINNRSSRSHSVLTVHVHGKDASGSILRSSLHLVDLAGSERVDKSEVTGDRLKEAQYINKSLSCLGDVIMALAQKNPHIPYRNSKLTLLLQDSLGGHAKTLMFAHVSPEEDSFCETVTTLKFAQRVSTVELGAARLNKESSEVMQLKEQIESLKRALANKEAQSMQFNKTKEPKSPFGKPRVVTERTPPRPRRLSIENCGTMKTENTMNIEDRKGTPSVPTRSRRLSLEGPRYVKKDRLQIKVSDDVSKPLSFDAVSVQKYGDNQDAEAVTKPYGHFSNGGSMTMEVSRTKPPQSPTSTIYQKRVTKTGGITQIPTLQLPKTPEPPILARQSELSLPTDSQTPNLISSVNGKGSQIRRSLRTIGKLINGSEKRPNCRNQQNLMEPRSPIKAATNINDVKSPVTANARTQRRQSLNGIHASGSDQSRRSSLGGKPIDSNAKDNQNVQTPLSLQPSTKISKRWL; translated from the exons ATGGAGGATTGTGCAATAACTGGGTTGCATGACCGTAATTTTGCTTCAAGAAAGGCTGAAGAAGCAG CTTGGAGGCGATACCAAGCTGTCAGTTGGCTCGAGAGCTTGGTGGGTCCGATTGGCATATCGAACCAGCCATCGGAGAGGGCATTCATTTCTTGCTTGAGAAATGGTCTGATCCTATGCAATGCCATCAACAAAATTAACCCAGGAACAGTGCTCAAG GTTGTGGAGAATCAATCACATTTACAATGGGGGGAATCTCAGCCATTGCCTGCCTTTCAGTACTTTGAGAACGTCCGGAACTTTTTGGTGGCTGTCGAAGAGCTCAAGCTGCCTGCTTTTGAAGCTTCTGATCTTGAAAGG GATGCATTAGAGGTAGGGTCAGTGGCCAAGGTTGTTGATTGCATCTTGGCGCTTAAATCATACCATGAATGGAAACAGATGGGCTGTAAAAATGGATTTTACAAAAATGTGAAATCTCCTATGGTCACGCATTCTGCCAGTAGGACACATACAAGAGCCTCAGCTACAACCTCATTGAACTCCTGCAGGCGCTTAGATATGTCTGGAACATCTGAGAAACAGCCGCCTTTTGAGGGTGACAATCAGAAACTTGAAG TGGATATTGTAAAGTTACTCGCTGACTGCATGGTTGACTCAAAGGAAAATATTGATGACAGCCTCCTTGCTTCCATCAGGAACAGAAACCTGGTAACG GATCCAGTAAAGCTACTCAgcaaaatcatttctcattgtTTGGAGGAACAGGTTCCAAGCAAGTTCCCTGAG TTTCAAATGAAGTTCAAAGATTTATCAGAAGAAAGAAGTCACTCACCTCATCAATCAACATTTACGCCTTTGGAGGATATATCAGCACTTGAAAATGTCAAG TGTTCCAAAGCGCGCTTGAGAAAAGGTAATAGCAATCACAGGGATctatttaaaatgcaagagaaggaacttttg GATCTCAAGGCTCTTTTATCATCAACAAAGAGGGATTTCGAACACTTACAGTCCCAGTTGCAGAGAGATTTGAAAAACCTTG AAAGTCAGGTACAGGAGTTGTCCTTTGCTGCTAGTGGATATTACAGGGTTGTGAAAGAGAACAGGAATTTATACAACATGGTCCAAGATTTGAAAG GTAACATTCGAGTTTACTGCAGAATTAGGCCATCCTTCACTGCTGAAGCCAAAACTGTGATAGATTTCATTGGAGAGGATGGCTCACTCGTGATCTTAGATCCATTAAAGCCCCATAAAGATGGAAGGAAAGTTTTTCAGTTTAACCGGATGTTTGGTCCAACTGCTACTCAAG ATGAAGTTTTTAAGGACATCCAACCATTAATTAGGTCTGTGGTGGATGGTTACAATGTTTGCATTTTTGCTTATGGTCAAACTGGATCCGGAAAAACACACACCATG AGTGGTCCATTAGGTGGGTCAACAAAGGACAGAGGGGTTAATTTTCTTGCTCTCAACTATCTCTTCCAGATGTCTGATAGACGGAAAGACTTCATAAATTATGACATTCATGTCCAGATGGTTGAAATATATAATGAACAAGTACGGGACCTTCTTGCAGAAGATTCATCAACCACCAAAT TAGAAATTCGGAGCTGTACTAGTGACAATGGGTTGAGTCTTCCGGATGCTACTATACTTTCTGTTAAGTCTACCACGGATGTTCTGAACCTAATGAAACTTGGTGAGGTGAATCGTGTTGTCAGTTCTACTGCAATTAACAACCGAAGTAGTCGTTCCCACAG TGTCCTCACAGTACATGTGCATGGAAAAGATGCATCTGGCAGCATTCTCCGTAGTTCTCTGCATCTGGTAGACCTTGCAGGAAGTGAACGAGTGGACAAATCTGAAGTTACCGGAGACAGGCTCAAGGAGGCACAGTATATTAATAAGTCTCTTTCTTGTTTAGGGGATGTTATTATGGCCTTGGCTCAGAAAAACCCTCACATCCCTTACCGAAACAGCAAGCTCACACTTCTCTTACAAGACTCCTTAG GTGGACATGCTAAGACATTAATGTTTGCTCATGTGAGTCCGGAAGAAGATTCTTTTTGTGAAACAGTTACTACTCTGAAGTTTGCTCAGAGGGTTTCAACTGTTGAACTTGGTGCTGCTCGTTTGAACAAGGAGAGCAGTGAGGTTATGCAACTCAAAGAACAG ATTGAGAGCCTTAAGAGGGCATTGGCAAACAAGGAAGCACAGAGTATGCAGTTCAACAAAACAAAGGAGCCAAAATCTCCATTTGGAAAACCAAGAGTAGTGACTGAGAGAACTCCACCACGTCCTCGAAGACTAAGCATTGAGAATTGTGGCACCATGAAGACTGAAAACACCATGAATATTGAAGATAGGAAGGGAACCCCTTCTGTACCAACTCGTTCAAGAAGATTGAGTTTGGAAGGCCCAAGATATGTTAAGAAGGATCGTTTGCAGATAAAAGTGTCAGATGATGTAAGCaagcctctatcatttgatgcGGTGTCGGTGCAAAAGTATGGTGATAATCAAGACGCAGAAGCAGTCACGAAGCCTTATGGACATTTCAGCAATGGTGGTTCCATGACGATGGAGGTCTCTCGTACCAAGCCTCCTCAAAGTCCTACTAGTACTATCTATCAGAAGCGAGTTACAAAAACAGGTGGTATAACACAAATTCCTACTCTTCAGCTACCCAAGACACCTGAACCACCAATACTGGCCAGACAAAGTGAGCTTAGTCTTCCTACAGACTCCCAGACACCCAACTTGATTAGTAGCGTAAATGGTAAGGGATCTCAAATAAGGAGATCACTGCGGACAATTGGAAAATTGATTAATGGCTCTGAGAAGAG GCCAAATTGCAGGAACCAACAGAATCTGATGGAACCACGGTCACCCATCAAAGCTGCAACAAATATTAACGATGTGAAGTCGCCAGTGACAGCTAATGCTAGGACACAGAGGAGGCAATCACTAAACGGCATTCATGCATCAGGATCCGACCAGTCCCGAAGATCTTCTCTTGGAGGGAAGCCAATTGACTCTA ATGCAAAAGACAATCAGAATGTCCAGACACCTCTTTCACTCCAACCATCAACGAAGATTTCTAAACGGTGGCTATAG
- the LOC133874284 gene encoding kinesin-like protein KIN-14L isoform X2, with product MEDCAITGLHDRNFASRKAEEAAWRRYQAVSWLESLVGPIGISNQPSERAFISCLRNGLILCNAINKINPGTVLKVVENQSHLQWGESQPLPAFQYFENVRNFLVAVEELKLPAFEASDLERDALEVGSVAKVVDCILALKSYHEWKQMGCKNGFYKNVKSPMVTHSASRTHTRASATTSLNSCRRLDMSGTSEKQPPFEGDNQKLEVDIVKLLADCMVDSKENIDDSLLASIRNRNLVTDPVKLLSKIISHCLEEQVPSKFPEFQMKFKDLSEERSHSPHQSTFTPLEDISALENVKCSKARLRKGNSNHRDLFKMQEKELLDLKALLSSTKRDFEHLQSQLQRDLKNLESQVQELSFAASGYYRVVKENRNLYNMVQDLKGNIRVYCRIRPSFTAEAKTVIDFIGEDGSLVILDPLKPHKDGRKVFQFNRMFGPTATQDEVFKDIQPLIRSVVDGYNVCIFAYGQTGSGKTHTMSGPLGGSTKDRGVNFLALNYLFQMSDRRKDFINYDIHVQMVEIYNEQVRDLLAEDSSTTKLEIRSCTSDNGLSLPDATILSVKSTTDVLNLMKLGEVNRVVSSTAINNRSSRSHSVLTVHVHGKDASGSILRSSLHLVDLAGSERVDKSEVTGDRLKEAQYINKSLSCLGDVIMALAQKNPHIPYRNSKLTLLLQDSLGGHAKTLMFAHVSPEEDSFCETVTTLKFAQRVSTVELGAARLNKESSEVMQLKEQIESLKRALANKEAQSMQFNKTKEPKSPFGKPRVVTERTPPRPRRLSIENCGTMKTENTMNIEDRKGTPSVPTRSRRLSLEGPRYVKKDRLQIKVSDDVSKPLSFDAVSVQKYGDNQDAEAVTKPYGHFSNGGSMTMEVSRTKPPQSPTSTIYQKRVTKTGGITQIPTLQLPKTPEPPILARQSELSLPTDSQTPNLISSVNGKGSQIRRSLRTIGKLINGSEKRPNCRNQQNLMEPRSPIKAATNINDVKSPVTANARTQRRQSLNGIHASGSDQSRRSSLGGKPIDSSK from the exons ATGGAGGATTGTGCAATAACTGGGTTGCATGACCGTAATTTTGCTTCAAGAAAGGCTGAAGAAGCAG CTTGGAGGCGATACCAAGCTGTCAGTTGGCTCGAGAGCTTGGTGGGTCCGATTGGCATATCGAACCAGCCATCGGAGAGGGCATTCATTTCTTGCTTGAGAAATGGTCTGATCCTATGCAATGCCATCAACAAAATTAACCCAGGAACAGTGCTCAAG GTTGTGGAGAATCAATCACATTTACAATGGGGGGAATCTCAGCCATTGCCTGCCTTTCAGTACTTTGAGAACGTCCGGAACTTTTTGGTGGCTGTCGAAGAGCTCAAGCTGCCTGCTTTTGAAGCTTCTGATCTTGAAAGG GATGCATTAGAGGTAGGGTCAGTGGCCAAGGTTGTTGATTGCATCTTGGCGCTTAAATCATACCATGAATGGAAACAGATGGGCTGTAAAAATGGATTTTACAAAAATGTGAAATCTCCTATGGTCACGCATTCTGCCAGTAGGACACATACAAGAGCCTCAGCTACAACCTCATTGAACTCCTGCAGGCGCTTAGATATGTCTGGAACATCTGAGAAACAGCCGCCTTTTGAGGGTGACAATCAGAAACTTGAAG TGGATATTGTAAAGTTACTCGCTGACTGCATGGTTGACTCAAAGGAAAATATTGATGACAGCCTCCTTGCTTCCATCAGGAACAGAAACCTGGTAACG GATCCAGTAAAGCTACTCAgcaaaatcatttctcattgtTTGGAGGAACAGGTTCCAAGCAAGTTCCCTGAG TTTCAAATGAAGTTCAAAGATTTATCAGAAGAAAGAAGTCACTCACCTCATCAATCAACATTTACGCCTTTGGAGGATATATCAGCACTTGAAAATGTCAAG TGTTCCAAAGCGCGCTTGAGAAAAGGTAATAGCAATCACAGGGATctatttaaaatgcaagagaaggaacttttg GATCTCAAGGCTCTTTTATCATCAACAAAGAGGGATTTCGAACACTTACAGTCCCAGTTGCAGAGAGATTTGAAAAACCTTG AAAGTCAGGTACAGGAGTTGTCCTTTGCTGCTAGTGGATATTACAGGGTTGTGAAAGAGAACAGGAATTTATACAACATGGTCCAAGATTTGAAAG GTAACATTCGAGTTTACTGCAGAATTAGGCCATCCTTCACTGCTGAAGCCAAAACTGTGATAGATTTCATTGGAGAGGATGGCTCACTCGTGATCTTAGATCCATTAAAGCCCCATAAAGATGGAAGGAAAGTTTTTCAGTTTAACCGGATGTTTGGTCCAACTGCTACTCAAG ATGAAGTTTTTAAGGACATCCAACCATTAATTAGGTCTGTGGTGGATGGTTACAATGTTTGCATTTTTGCTTATGGTCAAACTGGATCCGGAAAAACACACACCATG AGTGGTCCATTAGGTGGGTCAACAAAGGACAGAGGGGTTAATTTTCTTGCTCTCAACTATCTCTTCCAGATGTCTGATAGACGGAAAGACTTCATAAATTATGACATTCATGTCCAGATGGTTGAAATATATAATGAACAAGTACGGGACCTTCTTGCAGAAGATTCATCAACCACCAAAT TAGAAATTCGGAGCTGTACTAGTGACAATGGGTTGAGTCTTCCGGATGCTACTATACTTTCTGTTAAGTCTACCACGGATGTTCTGAACCTAATGAAACTTGGTGAGGTGAATCGTGTTGTCAGTTCTACTGCAATTAACAACCGAAGTAGTCGTTCCCACAG TGTCCTCACAGTACATGTGCATGGAAAAGATGCATCTGGCAGCATTCTCCGTAGTTCTCTGCATCTGGTAGACCTTGCAGGAAGTGAACGAGTGGACAAATCTGAAGTTACCGGAGACAGGCTCAAGGAGGCACAGTATATTAATAAGTCTCTTTCTTGTTTAGGGGATGTTATTATGGCCTTGGCTCAGAAAAACCCTCACATCCCTTACCGAAACAGCAAGCTCACACTTCTCTTACAAGACTCCTTAG GTGGACATGCTAAGACATTAATGTTTGCTCATGTGAGTCCGGAAGAAGATTCTTTTTGTGAAACAGTTACTACTCTGAAGTTTGCTCAGAGGGTTTCAACTGTTGAACTTGGTGCTGCTCGTTTGAACAAGGAGAGCAGTGAGGTTATGCAACTCAAAGAACAG ATTGAGAGCCTTAAGAGGGCATTGGCAAACAAGGAAGCACAGAGTATGCAGTTCAACAAAACAAAGGAGCCAAAATCTCCATTTGGAAAACCAAGAGTAGTGACTGAGAGAACTCCACCACGTCCTCGAAGACTAAGCATTGAGAATTGTGGCACCATGAAGACTGAAAACACCATGAATATTGAAGATAGGAAGGGAACCCCTTCTGTACCAACTCGTTCAAGAAGATTGAGTTTGGAAGGCCCAAGATATGTTAAGAAGGATCGTTTGCAGATAAAAGTGTCAGATGATGTAAGCaagcctctatcatttgatgcGGTGTCGGTGCAAAAGTATGGTGATAATCAAGACGCAGAAGCAGTCACGAAGCCTTATGGACATTTCAGCAATGGTGGTTCCATGACGATGGAGGTCTCTCGTACCAAGCCTCCTCAAAGTCCTACTAGTACTATCTATCAGAAGCGAGTTACAAAAACAGGTGGTATAACACAAATTCCTACTCTTCAGCTACCCAAGACACCTGAACCACCAATACTGGCCAGACAAAGTGAGCTTAGTCTTCCTACAGACTCCCAGACACCCAACTTGATTAGTAGCGTAAATGGTAAGGGATCTCAAATAAGGAGATCACTGCGGACAATTGGAAAATTGATTAATGGCTCTGAGAAGAG GCCAAATTGCAGGAACCAACAGAATCTGATGGAACCACGGTCACCCATCAAAGCTGCAACAAATATTAACGATGTGAAGTCGCCAGTGACAGCTAATGCTAGGACACAGAGGAGGCAATCACTAAACGGCATTCATGCATCAGGATCCGACCAGTCCCGAAGATCTTCTCTTGGAGGGAAGCCAATTGACTCTAGTAAGTAG